In Ficedula albicollis isolate OC2 chromosome 19, FicAlb1.5, whole genome shotgun sequence, one DNA window encodes the following:
- the SEPT4 gene encoding septin-4 — MATCPELQHGQEIKRFLKEDSDEAELTQFLRDCPPADGSRKVEAPESRREPGHPLGGVARVPPDEASDERDARIFSRSRPSDFQQHIAAPPPPSPNPPPPSPNRPRSPWGQLDPYDSSEDDKEYVGFATLPNQVHRKSVKKGFDFTLMVAGESGLGKSTLVNSLFLTDMYRDRKLLNAEERITQTVEITKHVVDIEEKGVKLRLTIVDTPGFGDAVNNTECWKPVADYIDQQFEQYFRDESGLNRKNIQDNRVHCCIYFISPFGHGLRPLDVEFMRALHQRVNIVPVLAKADTLTPAEVERMKNKIREEIDHYGIRIYQFPECDSDEDEEFKLQDQALKESIPFAVIGSNTVVEAKGRRVRGRLYPWGIVEVENPSHCDFVKLRTMLVRTHMQDLKDVTRETHYENYRTQCIQSMTRMVVKERNRNKLTRESGTDFPIPVIPPVPDVETEKLIREKDEEEQRPARGCAPRQEQRLALRSLAILALLPRLTPGRS; from the exons ATGGCCACCTGCCCCGAGCTGCAGCATGGGCAAGAG ATAAAACGTTTCCTGAAGGAGGACTCGGACGAGGCTGAGCTGACCCAGTTCCTGCGGGATTGCCCACCAGCTGACGGCTCCAGGAAGGTGGAGGCCCCGGAGAGCCGGCGGGAGCCTGGCCACCCCTTGGGCGGCGTGGCCAGGGTGCCTCCGGACGAAGCCAGTGACGAGAGGGACGCCAGGATCTTCTCCCGCTCTCGGCCCTCggatttccagcagcacatcgCTGCCCCCCCGCCCCCCAGCCCCaacc ccccgccccccagCCCCAACCGCCCGCGGAGCCCCTGGGGGCAGCTGGACCCCTACGACTCCTCCGAG gATGACAAGGAGTACGTGGGCTTTGCCACGCTGCCCAACCAGGTGCACCGCAAGTCGGTGAAGAAGGGCTTCGACTTCACCCTCATGGTAGCAG GGGAATCCGGGCTGGGCAAATCCACCCTGGTCAACAGCCTCTTCCTGACGGACATGTACAGGGACCGCAAGCTGCTCAACGCTGAAG AGCGCATCACACAGACAGTGGAGATCACCAAGCACGTGGTGGACATCGAGGAGAAGGGGGTCAAGCTGCGCCTGACCATCGTGGACACGCCAGGCTTTGGGGACGCCGTCAACAACACCGAGTG CTGGAAGCCGGTGGCTGACTACATCGACCAGCAGTTCGAGCAGTATTTCCGTGACGAAAGTGGCCTCAACCGGAAAAACATCCAGGACAACCGAGTGCACTGCTGCATCTACTTCATCTCGCCCTTCGGCCACGG GCTCCGGCCCCTGGACGTGGAATTCATGAGAGCTCTGCACCAGCGCGTGAACATCGTGCCCGTGCTGGCCAAGGCTGACACCCTGACCCCCGCCGAGGTGGAGCGCATGAAGAACAAG ATCCGGGAGGAGATCGACCACTACGGCATCCGCATCTACCAATTCCCTGAGTGCGACTCGGACGAGGATGAGGAGTTCAAGCTGCAGGACCAGGCACTGAAG GAGAGCATCCCCTTCGCCGTCATCGGCAGCAACACGGTGGTGGAGGCCAAGGGCCGGCGCGTCCGCGGGCGCCTCTACCCCTGGGGCATCGTGGAAG TGGAGAACCCGTCCCACTGCGACTTCGTGAAGCTGCGGACGATGCTGGTGCGGACGCACATGCAGGACCTGAAGGACGTGACGCGGGAGACGCACTACGAGAATTACCGCACGCAGTGCATCCAGAGCATGACCCGCATGGTGGTCAAGGAGCGGAACCGCAA CAAGCTGACCCGGGAGAGCGGGACGGacttccccatccctgtgatCCCCCCGGTGCCGGACGTGGAGACGGAGAAGCTCATCCGGGAGAAGGACGAGGAG